In Acidobacteriota bacterium, the following are encoded in one genomic region:
- a CDS encoding DUF4388 domain-containing protein: MELTGNLSDFALGDILRIMSLSERTGTLTLSNGSVGGIIVLERGRITHATRTPGENFADYLVRFGALTLSEYQELKTKCNQIHKAWIFGALIAEKGLIAADLLENYARQYLWEVLNELIKLEKANFGIALNEISFGQFGDVKLREGFEVEEVLLGEAKARDESNRLNEAMAATVEATVRQYGSGYLNGSSTNSLDSQKFKTRELVYPISIDPPQPQSNGNDFPGFHSAKPQAEYDKPNEEATGENLEEFQSLNGSGNPGALLYKTGKDNSHLLCSLLAELRSLSFEAEVSLSVMRYASEVASRGILFVVKNDELCGLGQFGVENHNYQGSVDELVRAIRIPVKVQSVFTNVVTTGEPFVGIIKDGYWNFEVLSRLGETNKALHAFALPIYCKGEVLFVVYGDNYPANDNFEGFEEFQVFVQQATIVLDKLVLERELQEIQPALLHKPTLSNLIM; this comes from the coding sequence ATGGAACTGACTGGTAATCTTAGCGATTTCGCATTGGGTGATATTCTAAGAATTATGTCGCTCAGTGAAAGAACCGGAACCCTCACCTTATCGAATGGCAGTGTGGGCGGGATCATCGTTCTGGAGCGGGGACGCATTACCCATGCGACGCGAACGCCGGGTGAAAATTTCGCAGATTACCTGGTCAGATTCGGCGCGTTAACCTTGAGTGAATATCAAGAGCTGAAAACCAAATGCAATCAAATTCACAAAGCCTGGATTTTCGGGGCGCTGATTGCCGAAAAAGGGTTGATTGCTGCAGACCTTCTGGAAAACTATGCCCGGCAATATTTATGGGAAGTTTTAAATGAGTTAATCAAACTCGAAAAAGCCAATTTCGGAATCGCTCTGAACGAAATCAGTTTCGGTCAATTCGGGGATGTGAAATTGCGTGAAGGATTCGAGGTTGAAGAGGTTTTACTCGGAGAAGCCAAAGCCCGCGATGAATCGAATCGCTTGAATGAGGCGATGGCTGCAACCGTTGAAGCAACCGTCAGGCAATACGGTAGCGGATATTTAAACGGTTCTTCGACCAATTCGCTGGATTCTCAAAAGTTCAAAACCCGTGAACTGGTTTACCCCATCAGCATTGACCCGCCGCAACCTCAGTCCAACGGTAATGATTTTCCGGGGTTTCATTCAGCCAAGCCTCAAGCTGAATATGATAAGCCGAATGAAGAGGCGACCGGCGAAAATCTGGAAGAATTTCAATCATTGAATGGTAGTGGAAACCCTGGTGCCCTTTTATATAAAACCGGAAAGGATAATTCCCATCTGCTTTGTTCATTGCTTGCGGAATTGCGCTCACTTTCGTTTGAGGCAGAGGTGAGTTTGTCGGTTATGCGTTATGCCAGTGAGGTCGCCTCGCGAGGGATTTTATTTGTGGTCAAAAATGATGAACTCTGCGGTCTCGGTCAATTCGGCGTAGAAAATCACAATTATCAGGGTAGCGTAGACGAATTGGTACGCGCCATTCGCATTCCGGTAAAAGTACAAAGCGTGTTTACCAATGTGGTGACCACCGGCGAACCGTTCGTCGGCATCATCAAAGACGGGTATTGGAATTTTGAGGTGTTAAGCCGACTGGGTGAAACCAACAAAGCCTTACATGCCTTTGCCTTGCCAATCTATTGTAAAGGTGAAGTGTTGTTTGTGGTATACGGCGATAATTATCCGGCGAATGATAATTTTGAAGGCTTTGAAGAATTTCAGGTCTTCGTTCAACAGGCGACGATTGTTTTGGACAAACTGGTTCTCGAAAGGGAATTGCAGGAGATTCAACCGGCGCTTTTGCATAAACCTACCCTATCCAACCTCATTATGTGA
- a CDS encoding response regulator, giving the protein MSGTVDKLSLGMSPMTCLVVDDSAFMRFHLKRLIGELQNVTANEATSGAEAIAKYKLLKPDFVLMDIVMPGMEGVETVKKICESDPSARVIMISSVDYKDMVDEAFEAGAKGFISKPVTIDMLKMTLERVLNVV; this is encoded by the coding sequence ATGTCGGGAACCGTAGATAAATTATCGCTAGGGATGTCGCCAATGACCTGTCTGGTCGTTGATGATTCGGCATTTATGCGTTTTCACCTGAAACGATTAATTGGTGAGCTACAAAACGTGACTGCCAACGAAGCGACCAGCGGCGCTGAAGCCATTGCCAAATATAAATTGTTAAAACCCGATTTTGTCTTAATGGATATTGTCATGCCGGGAATGGAGGGCGTCGAAACCGTCAAAAAGATTTGCGAGTCAGACCCCTCGGCGCGCGTCATTATGATTAGCTCGGTTGATTATAAAGATATGGTTGATGAAGCTTTTGAAGCAGGAGCCAAAGGGTTTATCTCGAAACCGGTAACTATAGATATGTTAAAGATGACTCTCGAACGTGTTTTAAATGTGGTTTGA
- a CDS encoding chemotaxis response regulator protein-glutamate methylesterase, which produces MKRGLMQDNPKKIRVLVVDDSAVMRKLISNLLARDKSIEVIATAIDGDFAINKVDQLKPDVVTLDVDMPRMDGMTALKHLVSNHQIPVVMLSSLTTHGAALTMEALEIGAVDFVYKPKSYLNVGEMAEELILKVKAAARGVIPVKPRQRDLRQPRIQRKRVFGANEKCAQKIIAIGSSSGGPNALRYMLPKIPADIDAGILIVQHMMDSFTASFAKWLNEICELEVKEAINGDLILPGRVLIAPGNAHMKVTRLENGGVVLLERGRLVNGHMPSVDVLFKSVAEEYGANVTGVLMTGMGSDGANGLGEIKQAGGFTIAQDRESCVVYGMPRVAVEKGFVDFVAPLKEMASHLITTIGQRGHREEVYVGNRR; this is translated from the coding sequence TTGAAAAGAGGGTTAATGCAGGATAATCCGAAAAAAATTCGTGTGCTGGTGGTGGATGATTCAGCGGTAATGCGCAAGCTGATTTCCAATCTATTAGCCCGCGATAAATCAATTGAGGTAATCGCTACGGCAATCGACGGAGATTTCGCAATCAACAAAGTAGATCAATTAAAACCCGATGTGGTAACCCTGGATGTCGATATGCCGAGGATGGATGGAATGACCGCTTTGAAACACCTGGTTTCAAATCATCAAATTCCGGTTGTGATGCTCAGTTCGCTGACGACGCACGGCGCGGCGCTGACGATGGAGGCTCTGGAAATCGGCGCGGTTGATTTCGTGTATAAACCGAAAAGTTATTTGAATGTCGGCGAGATGGCTGAAGAGTTGATTTTGAAAGTTAAAGCCGCGGCGCGCGGGGTCATACCGGTAAAACCGAGACAACGTGATTTGCGGCAACCCCGTATTCAGAGGAAAAGGGTATTCGGCGCAAATGAAAAATGTGCTCAAAAAATAATCGCCATCGGCTCATCATCCGGCGGACCCAACGCCTTGCGCTATATGTTGCCTAAAATCCCGGCTGATATCGATGCCGGAATTTTAATCGTGCAGCATATGATGGATAGTTTTACCGCTTCGTTTGCCAAATGGTTGAACGAGATTTGTGAATTGGAAGTCAAAGAAGCAATTAATGGCGATTTGATTTTACCCGGAAGAGTTTTAATTGCTCCCGGCAATGCTCATATGAAAGTCACACGTTTGGAAAACGGGGGCGTCGTTCTCCTGGAAAGAGGGCGGTTGGTCAATGGGCATATGCCATCCGTCGATGTGTTGTTCAAATCGGTTGCGGAAGAATATGGCGCAAACGTCACCGGGGTTTTAATGACTGGAATGGGAAGTGATGGAGCCAATGGATTGGGGGAAATCAAACAAGCCGGTGGCTTTACCATCGCTCAGGATCGCGAAAGTTGTGTGGTTTATGGTATGCCCCGCGTCGCAGTGGAAAAGGGTTTCGTAGATTTTGTCGCACCTTTAAAAGAGATGGCCTCGCACCTGATCACTACAATCGGACAACGTGGACATAGGGAGGAAGTGTATGTCGGGAACCGTAGATAA
- a CDS encoding YifB family Mg chelatase-like AAA ATPase, which translates to MLFKTLSAAVFGIDAFVVDVEIDLTPKAGDSLVPTFTMVGLPDAAVRESRERIRAAINNCGFFFPIHRVTVNLAPADIKKEGSSFDLPIAIGILGANGDLKCEALEDTLIVGELSLDGRLRPVKGGLPIAVATRQKGLKRLLIPEENALEAAVVNGLDVYAVSDLQSVVAILNGDTDQSPMIIDTQSLLADSNYYSEDFREVRGQANAKRALEVATCGGHNILLIGPPGSGKTMLAKRVPSILPPLQFEEAIECTKIHSVAGFTEKRGIVSTRPFRAPHHTISDAGLIGGGAVPRPGEVSLAHNGVLFLDELPEFERNVLEVMRQPLEDGRVTISRASMSLTFPARFMLAAAMNPCPCGYFNDPTRECKCSPMQIQRYVSKISGPLLDRIDIHIDVPAVKFAELSNDEPGESSKAIRERVVQTRGIQRERFHGEKIFCNAQMSPRLIRKYCQIDARSKSMLENALTRLGLSARAYDRILKVSRTLADIEGKDAIEPYHVSEAIQYRSLDRNYWA; encoded by the coding sequence ATGCTGTTCAAAACCTTGAGCGCCGCGGTATTCGGTATTGACGCCTTCGTAGTTGATGTTGAAATTGATTTGACCCCCAAAGCGGGTGACAGTTTGGTGCCCACTTTTACGATGGTCGGGCTTCCCGATGCGGCGGTGCGTGAAAGTCGCGAGCGCATTCGCGCAGCCATCAATAATTGCGGATTCTTTTTCCCGATTCATCGCGTAACCGTCAACCTCGCGCCTGCTGATATAAAAAAAGAGGGTTCAAGTTTTGATTTACCCATCGCAATTGGCATTCTTGGCGCGAACGGCGATTTGAAATGCGAGGCATTGGAAGACACCTTAATCGTCGGTGAGTTATCTCTCGATGGACGATTGCGTCCGGTCAAAGGCGGATTGCCGATTGCCGTTGCCACTCGCCAAAAAGGCTTGAAACGATTATTGATTCCCGAAGAAAACGCCCTGGAAGCCGCCGTCGTCAATGGTTTGGATGTATACGCCGTGAGTGATTTGCAAAGTGTGGTTGCCATCTTGAATGGCGATACCGACCAATCGCCGATGATTATTGATACGCAATCTTTGCTCGCCGACTCCAACTATTATTCGGAAGATTTTCGTGAAGTTCGCGGACAGGCAAACGCCAAACGCGCTTTAGAAGTGGCAACCTGCGGCGGTCATAATATATTGCTCATCGGGCCTCCGGGGTCAGGCAAAACCATGCTGGCGAAACGGGTTCCCAGTATTTTGCCGCCGCTGCAATTTGAAGAAGCCATCGAATGCACCAAAATTCATTCGGTCGCGGGCTTCACTGAAAAACGCGGCATTGTATCGACGCGCCCGTTTCGCGCCCCGCATCACACCATCTCTGATGCGGGTTTGATTGGCGGCGGCGCTGTGCCGCGACCCGGCGAAGTCTCCTTAGCTCACAACGGAGTTTTATTCCTGGATGAACTCCCGGAATTTGAACGCAATGTCCTTGAAGTCATGCGCCAGCCTTTGGAAGACGGTCGCGTCACCATTTCACGCGCTTCGATGTCGTTGACCTTCCCGGCGAGATTCATGCTTGCCGCCGCGATGAATCCCTGCCCTTGCGGTTACTTTAATGACCCGACACGCGAATGCAAATGCTCGCCGATGCAGATTCAACGTTATGTTTCAAAAATCTCTGGACCCTTACTTGACCGCATAGATATTCATATCGACGTTCCGGCGGTTAAATTTGCCGAACTATCCAATGATGAACCCGGCGAATCTTCAAAAGCGATTCGGGAACGGGTCGTTCAAACTCGCGGCATTCAACGCGAACGTTTTCACGGAGAAAAAATATTTTGTAATGCCCAGATGTCTCCGCGTCTGATTCGCAAATACTGCCAGATTGACGCGCGCTCGAAATCGATGCTTGAGAATGCCCTCACCCGACTTGGGCTTTCGGCACGCGCCTATGACCGCATCTTGAAAGTGAGTCGCACTCTGGCTGACATTGAAGGCAAAGACGCAATTGAACCCTATCACGTCAGTGAAGCCATTCAATATCGTTCACTGGATCGCAATTACTGGGCATAA
- a CDS encoding response regulator yields the protein MNNRSLLVVDDSATFRQLLCMSLARVDGISSSNITEASDGAEAYNKVKERHFDLVLTDINMPNMTGLEFLDKVRNELHQNELPIIIITTKGADDDVNAGMQLGANGYLSKPVSMMQLKDLIKNYLK from the coding sequence ATGAATAACCGATCACTGTTGGTAGTCGATGATTCAGCAACATTCAGACAATTGTTATGCATGAGTTTGGCAAGGGTTGATGGCATTTCTTCATCAAATATTACCGAGGCTTCGGATGGCGCAGAGGCTTACAATAAAGTTAAAGAGCGCCACTTTGATCTGGTGTTGACCGACATCAATATGCCGAATATGACCGGATTGGAATTTCTCGATAAGGTTCGCAACGAACTTCATCAAAATGAATTGCCGATTATCATTATCACCACCAAAGGGGCGGATGATGATGTCAATGCCGGGATGCAACTCGGCGCCAACGGCTATTTATCCAAACCCGTATCAATGATGCAGTTGAAGGATTTGATTAAAAACTACCTGAAATAG
- a CDS encoding chemotaxis protein CheA, translating to MEDFNKEELDQLFAVFRDQSLQILDEMTQDLLALETLGGDAETLARLRRGAHTIKGDSACIDLHGVKEITHRIEDFLDVLIHQGGKFEAHAVDLILQALDEIKAAIATEDIQDVKPEVAQNLIAKLSNANLENAVAEIPLILADEGEPIHSEANADAKKMNGGKAKRDYVRVEAAKIDELLNLAGEMVIARSIINQMEPEIESNSRHHELYEQFNNANSQMGKLIGQFHKSVLKMRMVTIDQVFKRFARPMRELANETGKLVDLESVGGETELDRALVDLLYEPTLHLLRNAVDHGIESLEERKLTGKPEVAKINLRAFHEGNQVVVEVSDDGRGIDKDSIKKKVIEEGILNASEVEKLTEEEVLELIFHQGVSTAKAITHISGRGVGMSAVKASVEQLRGSISVKSESGLGTTFTLRMPLTLAIIRAMLFQSSGQLFALPLLSIREIARAEARSFLSLDGFETFRLRDEFISLVRPGVVLGFDRRKGGVGGGFRKIPDQYFIIVLNVGSKKYGIIADSLIGDQELVIKPLDSSWVQNEALAGASVLGDGKVALIMDAEMMFRKVIRYERSRSIEKRVNAG from the coding sequence ATGGAAGATTTCAACAAAGAAGAACTAGACCAGTTATTCGCGGTATTTCGTGACCAGTCATTACAGATATTGGATGAGATGACGCAGGATTTGCTGGCGCTTGAAACTCTTGGGGGGGATGCGGAAACGCTGGCGCGATTGCGTCGCGGCGCGCACACCATCAAGGGAGATTCGGCCTGTATCGATTTACATGGGGTCAAAGAAATTACCCACCGGATTGAAGATTTTTTAGATGTGCTGATTCATCAGGGCGGAAAGTTTGAGGCGCACGCAGTTGATTTAATTTTACAGGCGCTTGATGAAATCAAAGCGGCAATTGCGACCGAAGATATTCAGGATGTGAAACCGGAAGTCGCGCAAAATCTGATTGCGAAGTTGAGTAATGCAAACCTTGAGAATGCCGTTGCCGAAATTCCCTTGATACTTGCTGACGAAGGTGAACCCATTCACTCGGAAGCCAACGCCGACGCAAAGAAAATGAATGGGGGCAAAGCCAAACGGGATTATGTTCGGGTTGAAGCGGCAAAAATCGATGAATTGTTGAATCTGGCAGGGGAGATGGTTATCGCGCGTTCCATCATCAATCAGATGGAACCGGAGATTGAAAGCAATTCGCGACACCACGAATTGTACGAACAATTCAATAACGCAAATTCGCAAATGGGCAAACTGATCGGTCAATTTCATAAAAGTGTTTTGAAAATGCGCATGGTCACTATCGATCAGGTGTTTAAACGCTTTGCCAGACCGATGCGTGAACTTGCGAACGAAACCGGAAAATTGGTTGACCTGGAATCTGTTGGCGGTGAAACCGAACTGGATCGGGCGTTGGTGGATTTGCTTTATGAGCCGACTCTGCATTTATTGAGAAATGCTGTTGACCACGGCATCGAATCTCTCGAAGAAAGGAAACTAACGGGCAAGCCCGAAGTCGCAAAAATCAATCTGCGCGCCTTTCACGAAGGCAATCAGGTGGTCGTCGAGGTGAGCGATGACGGGCGCGGCATTGATAAGGATTCGATAAAGAAAAAGGTGATTGAAGAAGGAATCCTCAACGCTTCAGAGGTTGAAAAATTAACCGAAGAAGAGGTTCTGGAATTGATTTTTCATCAGGGGGTTTCGACGGCTAAAGCCATTACCCACATTTCAGGACGCGGAGTGGGAATGTCAGCGGTTAAAGCCTCGGTTGAACAGTTGCGCGGCAGCATCAGTGTAAAAAGTGAATCGGGACTGGGCACCACCTTCACGCTCAGAATGCCACTGACGCTGGCAATCATCCGCGCCATGTTGTTTCAATCCAGCGGACAATTGTTTGCGCTGCCATTGCTTTCGATTCGTGAGATTGCCCGAGCCGAAGCGAGAAGCTTTTTATCGCTGGATGGCTTTGAAACCTTTCGATTGCGAGATGAATTTATTTCTCTGGTGCGACCGGGTGTCGTACTGGGGTTTGACCGAAGAAAGGGTGGAGTAGGCGGAGGATTTAGAAAAATCCCCGACCAATATTTCATCATTGTTCTCAATGTAGGCAGTAAAAAATATGGCATCATCGCGGACTCTTTGATTGGCGATCAGGAGTTGGTGATTAAACCATTGGATAGTAGTTGGGTGCAAAACGAAGCGTTAGCCGGAGCTTCGGTTCTGGGTGATGGCAAAGTGGCACTCATCATGGATGCAGAAATGATGTTCCGCAAAGTCATCCGGTACGAGCGGAGTCGCAGTATTGAAAAGAGGGTTAATGCAGGATAA
- the dprA gene encoding DNA-processing protein DprA — translation MNSQTDILDWLAFSFITGVGSRTAAMLLDKFGSPTDCFNANVHTLETLGIKREIIDQLKSIEPRLRAEAELKQLENLSGTILTLDDDDYPPLLKETYDPPIVLFASGDIQRALAQPALAVVGSRHCSTYGRNVAEMLGRELAMRGVTIVSGLARGIDSAAHQGALDGKGLTLAVMGTGLDAVYPKENKKLVEKIRENGALLTEFPIGTPPLPQNFPFRNRIISGISLGVLIVEGAERSGSLITARMAYEQDREVFAVPGNITSAKSFGPNYLIKDGAKLVQSWQDVVEEFPFEVKTQILSAERNEKIPTQLAIDEISLSENEKKVLALLKPDESLHIDKLTELTKLNFGELNDALFNLEMKERIKQLPGKHFARKL, via the coding sequence ATGAATTCGCAAACTGACATCCTGGATTGGCTGGCTTTTAGTTTCATCACCGGGGTTGGTTCCAGAACCGCCGCGATGCTGCTGGATAAATTTGGCAGCCCGACAGATTGTTTCAATGCCAATGTTCACACGCTTGAAACTCTTGGCATCAAACGAGAGATTATTGACCAGTTAAAAAGCATCGAACCGCGACTACGCGCCGAAGCGGAATTAAAACAACTTGAAAATCTGAGTGGCACGATCTTAACCCTTGATGATGACGATTATCCGCCGTTATTAAAAGAAACCTATGACCCGCCGATTGTCCTGTTTGCTTCCGGCGATATTCAACGCGCGCTTGCGCAACCGGCACTCGCGGTAGTCGGTTCCAGACATTGTTCGACCTATGGTCGCAATGTCGCAGAAATGCTTGGGCGCGAACTTGCGATGCGCGGCGTTACTATCGTTTCAGGACTGGCGCGCGGTATCGATTCGGCAGCCCATCAGGGCGCGTTAGATGGCAAAGGGCTAACGCTCGCGGTGATGGGCACAGGATTGGACGCGGTCTATCCCAAAGAGAATAAAAAGCTGGTCGAAAAAATTCGCGAAAACGGCGCTTTATTAACGGAATTTCCCATCGGCACACCACCTTTGCCACAAAATTTCCCCTTCAGAAATCGCATCATCAGCGGCATCTCGCTCGGCGTTTTAATTGTCGAAGGCGCAGAACGGAGCGGTTCGTTAATCACCGCGCGGATGGCTTATGAGCAAGACCGCGAAGTTTTTGCCGTGCCGGGAAACATTACTTCGGCAAAAAGTTTCGGGCCGAATTACTTGATTAAGGATGGCGCAAAACTGGTGCAAAGCTGGCAGGATGTTGTCGAGGAATTCCCTTTCGAGGTTAAAACCCAAATTCTTTCCGCTGAACGCAATGAAAAAATTCCTACCCAATTGGCAATTGATGAAATCAGCCTGTCGGAAAATGAGAAAAAAGTGCTTGCCCTTTTAAAACCGGATGAATCCCTGCACATTGATAAACTCACGGAACTGACGAAATTGAATTTTGGGGAATTAAATGATGCGCTTTTCAACCTTGAGATGAAGGAGAGAATTAAACAATTGCCTGGAAAACATTTTGCAAGGAAGCTATAA
- a CDS encoding chemotaxis protein CheX: protein MRLDFVKIFISSTKELLYELLGSDVDVASIDMQATPVTGSEVITIIGLAGEAHGRVIFDMDLNTSMKLGAHLIGEEPKEMDSMVSSSIAELSSMAIGRAISQINNNGTRLKMTPPLVIKGTNLESFDRCYETLVAPIQTPYGEVRMNVTIHDLD, encoded by the coding sequence ATGAGATTAGATTTCGTCAAAATATTCATCAGTTCAACAAAGGAACTTTTGTATGAATTATTAGGTTCTGATGTTGATGTAGCGTCAATCGACATGCAGGCGACGCCGGTAACCGGCAGCGAAGTGATTACGATTATCGGGCTGGCGGGGGAAGCGCATGGTCGCGTGATTTTTGATATGGATTTAAATACTTCCATGAAACTGGGTGCCCACCTGATAGGTGAAGAACCGAAAGAGATGGATTCGATGGTCAGCAGTTCGATTGCCGAACTTTCTTCGATGGCTATCGGGCGGGCTATTTCTCAAATTAACAACAACGGTACACGATTAAAAATGACCCCACCACTCGTCATTAAGGGAACCAATCTGGAAAGTTTCGATAGATGTTATGAAACCCTGGTCGCTCCCATACAGACACCTTATGGCGAAGTCAGAATGAACGTCACGATTCATGATTTGGATTGA
- a CDS encoding VWA domain-containing protein, giving the protein MMCRSNKFIALVVAFTFILSSLSLANHFQVNASQDSQSEKPQDKSKDKPQDKKPSKPENPDGPDLVLNADLVMLDVTVFDQANAQTIMNLAQKDFQVFEDKSPQEITFFSKDQVPVSVVFTIDTSGSMRAKLDTIIKASKNLVKDSKKGDEMAVIEFKESPELLCEFTADTQEVLDTLDGLVARSQTSMLDAIYLAADYAKKDSKNRRRALVVVTDGLDKENYYKFDEVVKHLQESDTQIYLIGFTQDLDTDKGLFKKSSKEKAEALLSKLAVETGGRAFFPKELAEVHTIGQQISTDLRTQYAIGYYSTNNKKDGTFRTVRVQVASPSNKKLVARTRSGYYAPTEDGSPAKQKP; this is encoded by the coding sequence ATGATGTGCAGAAGCAATAAATTTATCGCGCTAGTGGTCGCGTTCACTTTCATCTTATCAAGCCTTTCACTCGCAAATCACTTTCAAGTGAACGCCAGTCAAGACAGCCAATCGGAAAAACCACAGGACAAATCAAAAGACAAGCCGCAGGATAAAAAACCGTCTAAACCGGAAAACCCGGATGGACCTGACCTCGTTTTGAATGCCGATTTGGTTATGCTTGATGTGACGGTTTTTGACCAAGCCAATGCGCAGACTATCATGAATCTCGCGCAAAAAGATTTTCAGGTATTTGAAGACAAATCCCCGCAGGAGATTACCTTTTTCAGTAAAGACCAGGTTCCGGTGTCGGTGGTCTTCACCATAGACACATCAGGTTCCATGCGCGCGAAGTTAGATACCATTATCAAAGCTTCCAAAAACCTCGTAAAAGACAGCAAAAAAGGCGACGAGATGGCAGTCATCGAATTCAAAGAATCACCGGAACTGCTTTGCGAATTTACCGCTGATACTCAAGAGGTTCTCGACACCCTCGACGGTCTTGTGGCGCGCAGTCAGACCTCTATGCTTGATGCCATTTATCTGGCTGCCGATTATGCAAAAAAAGACAGTAAAAACCGGCGTCGCGCCCTTGTCGTGGTCACCGATGGATTGGACAAGGAGAACTATTATAAATTCGATGAAGTCGTAAAACATTTACAGGAAAGCGATACGCAAATTTATCTCATTGGCTTTACCCAAGACCTCGATACCGACAAAGGGCTTTTCAAAAAGAGTTCCAAGGAAAAAGCCGAAGCCCTGCTGAGCAAGCTTGCGGTTGAAACCGGCGGTCGCGCTTTTTTTCCCAAAGAACTTGCAGAGGTTCACACCATCGGACAACAGATTTCCACTGACCTGAGAACCCAGTATGCAATCGGGTATTATTCGACCAACAATAAAAAAGACGGCACCTTCCGTACCGTGAGAGTTCAAGTCGCCAGTCCCAGTAATAAAAAACTGGTTGCGCGAACCCGTAGCGGCTATTACGCGCCAACCGAAGACGGCTCTCCGGCTAAACAAAAACCTTAA
- a CDS encoding GAF domain-containing protein: MMVQKTDDILTLFNKSEEILEMFQRGREFTEDLMRENERLRYRIVELESDQLNVADAVQRKLVESMQAEMERLKADNSQLTQKLEFLRLRFKEIEDENKDFANRYIEVEEQNESLANLYVASHRLHSTLDPEEVMACIKEILINLIGSEEFGVFIVDDETNELILAGHEGEIVHLLDKDRVAFGDGLEGMVAQSGEPFFTNDLGDNGEVCACIPLKVKERVIGVIAIYRLLGHKRGLTNLDHRLMELLAGDAATALVSSKLYAMADRKLRTIEGFMNLLRVR; this comes from the coding sequence ATGATGGTACAAAAAACCGATGATATCCTCACCCTTTTCAATAAGAGTGAAGAGATTTTGGAGATGTTCCAAAGAGGCAGAGAATTCACTGAGGATTTAATGCGCGAAAACGAGCGGTTGCGTTATCGCATCGTCGAACTTGAATCCGACCAGTTGAATGTTGCCGACGCCGTCCAACGGAAACTGGTTGAATCCATGCAAGCCGAGATGGAGCGGTTAAAAGCCGACAACAGCCAGTTGACTCAAAAGCTGGAATTCTTGCGCCTCCGGTTCAAGGAAATCGAAGACGAGAATAAAGATTTTGCCAATCGTTATATTGAAGTCGAAGAGCAGAACGAAAGTTTGGCAAACCTTTATGTGGCGAGTCATCGGTTGCATTCTACGCTTGACCCCGAAGAGGTCATGGCTTGTATTAAAGAAATTTTAATCAATCTGATCGGGTCAGAAGAGTTCGGCGTCTTTATCGTTGATGATGAAACCAATGAATTGATTCTTGCCGGTCACGAAGGAGAAATCGTTCACCTGCTCGATAAAGATCGTGTGGCGTTTGGCGATGGATTGGAAGGGATGGTTGCCCAAAGCGGCGAACCTTTCTTTACGAATGATCTGGGTGATAATGGCGAAGTATGCGCCTGCATTCCCTTAAAAGTTAAAGAACGGGTGATTGGGGTTATCGCGATTTACCGGCTACTCGGACATAAACGCGGGCTGACGAATCTCGATCACCGCTTGATGGAATTGCTGGCGGGGGATGCAGCGACGGCTCTGGTCAGTTCCAAGCTTTATGCGATGGCTGACAGAAAGTTACGAACGATTGAAGGATTTATGAACTTGCTCAGAGTTCGATAA